Proteins encoded within one genomic window of Bacillus sp. F19:
- a CDS encoding DUF2905 domain-containing protein produces MTQFPKMLMMMGAVLFFAGLFMQLIGRLPGDFVFKKGSTTFYFPIVTSIVISILLTILFNVFGRFK; encoded by the coding sequence ATGACCCAATTTCCCAAAATGCTGATGATGATGGGTGCCGTTCTTTTTTTCGCGGGATTATTTATGCAGCTCATTGGAAGGCTGCCTGGGGATTTTGTATTCAAAAAAGGAAGTACGACTTTTTATTTTCCGATTGTTACATCCATTGTGATCAGTATCTTACTGACTATCTTGTTTAATGTTT
- the ruvB gene encoding Holliday junction branch migration DNA helicase RuvB → MDERLVSSKADLDEGAIELSLRPQTLSQYIGQDKVKENLEVFIEAAKLRSETLDHVLLYGPPGLGKTTLATIIANEMGVNIRTTSGPAIERPGDLAAILTALEPGDVLFIDEIHRLQRSIEEVLYPAMEDFCLDIVIGKGPSARSVRLDLPPFTLIGATTRVGLLTAPLRDRFGVLSRLEYYNEQQLSLIVERTGDILGIGMEKEASLELARRSRGTPRIANRLLRRVRDFSQVRGESIVSGKLAKDALEKLQVDRLGLDHIDHKLLMGIIEKYKGGPVGIDTISATIGEESHTIEDVYEPYLLQIGFIQRTPRGRMVTEAVYHHFQMEAPEK, encoded by the coding sequence ATGGATGAACGTCTTGTATCAAGTAAAGCGGACTTAGATGAGGGTGCAATCGAGCTAAGCTTAAGACCTCAGACTTTATCTCAATATATCGGCCAGGATAAAGTAAAAGAAAACCTGGAAGTCTTTATTGAAGCGGCTAAACTTAGAAGCGAAACACTGGATCACGTCCTTTTATATGGTCCTCCGGGCCTTGGGAAAACAACGCTTGCAACAATTATTGCAAACGAAATGGGCGTAAATATCCGCACAACATCAGGACCAGCTATTGAAAGGCCAGGTGACCTCGCTGCGATTTTAACAGCTCTTGAGCCTGGGGATGTGTTATTTATCGATGAAATACATCGTCTTCAGCGCTCTATTGAAGAAGTACTGTATCCGGCGATGGAAGATTTCTGTCTCGATATTGTGATTGGAAAGGGCCCTTCGGCACGGTCTGTCCGTCTGGATTTGCCTCCGTTTACACTTATCGGAGCCACAACTCGTGTCGGCTTGCTCACGGCTCCGCTTAGAGATCGGTTTGGAGTTCTCAGCAGACTTGAATATTATAATGAACAGCAGCTGTCTCTTATTGTTGAACGGACCGGAGACATTTTAGGAATTGGCATGGAAAAAGAAGCTTCGCTCGAGCTTGCAAGAAGATCGAGGGGAACTCCGCGAATTGCCAACAGATTACTAAGACGGGTAAGGGACTTTTCCCAGGTGCGCGGCGAGTCAATTGTATCGGGAAAGCTTGCTAAGGATGCATTGGAAAAACTTCAGGTCGACAGACTGGGCCTCGATCATATTGATCACAAGCTTTTAATGGGAATAATTGAAAAGTATAAGGGCGGACCAGTTGGAATTGATACGATTTCAGCTACAATCGGAGAAGAATCCCATACGATTGAAGACGTATATGAACCATATCTTTTACAAATCGGTTTTATACAACGCACTCCAAGGGGTAGAATGGTAACGGAAGCAGTTTACCATCACTTTCAAATGGAGGCTCCTGAAAAATGA
- the ruvA gene encoding Holliday junction branch migration protein RuvA — protein MIEFIKGYIDFITPEYIVIDHGGIGYQVHTPNPFSYQRNRSSEVTIFTYQLVREDILALYGFHTREEKALFMKLLNVTGIGPKGALAILASGNPSQVVGAIENEDEKFLIKFPGVGKKTARQIILDLKGKLADVAGELAPDLFTHEEHEQKETASKALNEALEALKVLGYAEREINKVVPSLMEEDLTTDQYVKKALQKLLK, from the coding sequence TTGATTGAATTTATTAAAGGATATATTGATTTTATTACTCCGGAATATATTGTCATTGACCATGGCGGAATCGGTTATCAGGTGCACACTCCAAATCCATTCAGCTATCAGCGCAATCGCTCTTCAGAAGTGACGATTTTTACATATCAGCTAGTCAGAGAAGATATCCTCGCTTTATATGGTTTTCATACGAGAGAAGAAAAAGCTTTATTTATGAAGCTCCTGAACGTGACAGGAATCGGGCCAAAAGGAGCTCTCGCCATACTTGCTTCAGGAAACCCTTCGCAAGTAGTCGGTGCGATTGAAAATGAGGACGAGAAGTTCCTTATTAAGTTTCCCGGTGTAGGAAAGAAGACTGCCAGACAGATAATTCTTGATCTAAAAGGGAAACTTGCCGATGTAGCAGGGGAGCTTGCTCCGGACTTGTTTACCCATGAAGAGCACGAACAAAAAGAAACTGCCTCAAAAGCGCTGAACGAAGCGCTTGAAGCTCTGAAGGTGCTCGGATATGCTGAAAGAGAAATAAATAAGGTCGTTCCATCACTGATGGAAGAAGATTTAACGACAGATCAGTATGTGAAAAAAGCTTTGCAAAAGCTATTAAAGTAA
- a CDS encoding intercompartmental signaling factor BofC produces the protein MMSSHRLLIGAFACVIVTLFFIIPSFHQDESSASENVAEKKNEVYEVSGPLTVTVVLERIYLDGEISEEVRTETILAMEDFWAKYEGWQLIDQDDNQIIFQKEMDDISPLLKANGYFGISSEGVFSIFNGRPDDASEIIQSFFQIDVRKLETRKHDELRQGIRIQSKDQYLEVIQSYKAYSSPADVK, from the coding sequence ATGATGTCGTCTCATCGTTTACTGATTGGTGCCTTTGCCTGCGTCATAGTCACATTGTTTTTCATCATTCCTTCTTTCCATCAGGATGAATCCAGTGCATCAGAGAATGTGGCGGAAAAGAAAAATGAAGTCTATGAGGTAAGCGGTCCGCTGACCGTTACAGTGGTGCTCGAACGAATCTATTTGGATGGGGAAATCAGTGAAGAAGTGAGAACAGAAACCATCTTGGCAATGGAAGATTTCTGGGCAAAATATGAAGGTTGGCAATTAATTGATCAAGACGATAATCAGATTATTTTTCAAAAGGAAATGGATGATATCTCCCCTTTACTAAAAGCAAACGGGTATTTCGGCATTTCATCGGAAGGTGTCTTTTCTATTTTTAATGGAAGGCCGGACGATGCTTCGGAAATTATTCAGTCATTCTTTCAGATTGATGTCAGAAAACTTGAAACACGAAAGCATGATGAATTAAGGCAGGGAATCCGCATACAATCAAAGGATCAATACTTAGAGGTTATTCAGTCATATAAAGCATATTCTTCACCCGCAGATGTGAAATAA
- a CDS encoding YhcN/YlaJ family sporulation lipoprotein: MRHKVTAFAAIAIAATGLAGCNNNEGALDTRYDDSTRPIGYYSDEHRNDNDGVDNADNDGPMTEMMEGDMNDNYFTKVNDRDDAFHNGRMDNPTVPLSNEDGMLEKDNRFSRTDEDYHGQVKQVNYYSDKEEEIAKNVSEKAADVKEVDDVRTVVNGDQVLVAIDTDDKNDKNVKNAVLNAVRSAAKGKEVQVVTDEGTFTRVRTINDNIENGQPKKTIDTDIRDLFDDMGNVMREPFQQAR, from the coding sequence TTGAGGCATAAAGTTACTGCATTTGCTGCAATTGCTATAGCTGCAACTGGACTTGCAGGGTGCAACAATAATGAAGGCGCACTTGACACAAGATATGATGATTCCACAAGACCAATTGGTTATTATTCAGATGAGCACCGCAACGATAACGATGGCGTGGATAACGCGGATAACGATGGACCAATGACAGAAATGATGGAAGGCGACATGAATGATAATTACTTCACAAAAGTAAATGATCGCGATGATGCTTTTCATAATGGAAGAATGGATAATCCAACCGTCCCGCTTTCTAATGAAGACGGCATGCTTGAAAAAGATAACCGTTTCAGCAGAACAGATGAGGACTATCATGGCCAAGTGAAACAAGTAAATTATTACAGCGACAAAGAAGAAGAAATTGCTAAAAATGTTTCTGAAAAAGCTGCAGATGTAAAAGAAGTGGATGATGTCCGCACTGTTGTAAATGGAGATCAGGTGCTTGTGGCGATTGACACAGATGATAAAAACGACAAAAATGTTAAAAATGCCGTTTTAAATGCTGTGCGTTCAGCTGCAAAGGGAAAAGAAGTTCAGGTTGTCACAGATGAAGGAACCTTTACTCGCGTCAGAACAATTAATGACAATATTGAGAACGGCCAGCCGAAAAAAACAATTGATACCGATATCAGAGACCTTTTCGATGATATGGGCAATGTGATGAGAGAACCATTTCAACAGGCCAGATAA
- the nadA gene encoding quinolinate synthase NadA — MNVLDMLQFETNEKMPHHYKELSEEEMIGRVKQIKEKLGRRLLIPGHHYQKDEVIQFADITGDSLQLAQAAAENKEAEYIVFCGVHFMAETADMLTSEGQNVLLPDMRAGCSMADMADIEQTERAWTKLQAMYGDTILPLTYVNSTAAIKAFVGKNGGATVTSSNAEKMLRWSFEQKQRILFLPDQHLGRNTAFNLGVPLDKMAIWNPMTNELEYDGNPEDVIVILWKGHCSVHEKFTVKNIDDLRHSKPDMKIIVHPECSREVAAASDLAGSTKYIIDTIEAAPAGSKWAIGTEMNLVKRIIDQHPDKEIVSLNPFMCPCLTMNRIDLPHLLWSLEGLEEGKIINQIKVDPKTTEHAVLALERMLAHV, encoded by the coding sequence GTGAACGTATTGGATATGCTTCAATTTGAGACAAATGAAAAAATGCCGCATCATTATAAAGAACTTTCAGAAGAGGAAATGATTGGAAGGGTAAAACAGATAAAAGAAAAGCTTGGCCGCCGTTTGCTGATACCTGGCCATCATTATCAAAAAGATGAGGTTATTCAGTTTGCTGATATAACCGGGGATTCCCTGCAGCTTGCACAGGCAGCGGCAGAAAATAAAGAGGCAGAATACATTGTTTTTTGCGGAGTGCATTTTATGGCCGAAACAGCAGACATGCTCACGAGTGAAGGTCAAAATGTGCTGCTGCCGGATATGAGAGCAGGCTGCTCAATGGCTGACATGGCGGATATAGAGCAGACTGAGCGGGCATGGACAAAGCTTCAGGCAATGTATGGGGATACAATTCTGCCTTTGACTTATGTAAATTCTACAGCGGCCATTAAAGCATTTGTCGGAAAAAATGGCGGTGCAACCGTCACTTCCTCAAATGCAGAAAAGATGCTGCGCTGGTCCTTTGAACAGAAACAGCGAATCTTATTTTTGCCTGATCAGCATTTAGGCAGAAATACGGCTTTTAATTTAGGTGTTCCTCTTGATAAAATGGCGATTTGGAATCCAATGACAAACGAGCTTGAATATGATGGAAATCCAGAGGATGTTATCGTGATCTTATGGAAAGGCCATTGTTCCGTTCATGAAAAATTCACAGTGAAAAATATAGATGATTTACGCCATTCCAAGCCTGATATGAAAATCATCGTCCATCCGGAATGCAGCAGAGAAGTTGCAGCTGCAAGTGATCTGGCAGGATCTACAAAATATATAATCGACACGATTGAAGCAGCTCCTGCAGGAAGCAAATGGGCAATCGGAACGGAAATGAACCTTGTAAAACGGATCATAGATCAGCATCCGGACAAAGAAATTGTATCGCTAAATCCATTCATGTGTCCATGTTTAACGATGAACAGAATTGATCTTCCGCATTTATTATGGTCGCTCGAAGGACTTGAAGAAGGAAAGATTATCAATCAAATAAAAGTTGATCCAAAAACAACAGAGCATGCAGTCCTCGCTTTAGAGCGCATGCTTGCACACGTATAA
- the nadC gene encoding carboxylating nicotinate-nucleotide diphosphorylase, translating to MNLLKLKNQLEAFFIEDIGDHDATSSYIFTKSQQGKATITAKEDGIFAGADVIKTGYEILDQSVAVRLLKRDGEQIKKGEHAAVIEGPIASLLTGERVILNLLQRMSGIATLTNQAVKSLNSVHTKICDTRKTTPGLRMIEKYAVRCGGGYNHRFGLYDGIMLKDNHIASSGSIFEAVKKVRAHAGHMIKVEVEIESEEQLLEAIEAKADIIMFDNRTPEEVKAYASLTPPSIITEASGGITLQNLAEYGDTGVNFISLGMLTHSAKSLDLSMNAE from the coding sequence TTGAATTTACTTAAACTGAAAAACCAATTAGAAGCTTTCTTTATTGAAGATATTGGTGATCATGACGCTACGAGCTCGTATATTTTTACAAAATCTCAGCAGGGAAAAGCCACTATTACAGCTAAGGAAGATGGAATTTTTGCGGGTGCCGATGTAATTAAAACCGGGTATGAAATTCTGGATCAAAGCGTTGCAGTCAGATTGCTGAAACGTGATGGTGAACAGATAAAAAAGGGCGAACATGCAGCTGTCATTGAAGGTCCAATCGCTTCCCTGCTTACTGGAGAAAGAGTCATTTTAAACTTGCTTCAGAGAATGAGCGGAATAGCTACACTGACGAATCAGGCAGTAAAAAGCCTGAATTCTGTTCATACGAAGATTTGTGATACAAGGAAAACGACACCTGGCTTGAGAATGATCGAAAAATATGCCGTACGGTGCGGCGGCGGATACAATCATAGATTTGGCTTGTATGATGGAATCATGCTTAAAGATAACCATATTGCAAGCAGCGGGTCTATTTTTGAAGCTGTGAAAAAGGTCAGGGCTCATGCAGGGCACATGATAAAAGTGGAAGTTGAAATTGAATCTGAAGAGCAGCTGCTTGAGGCAATAGAAGCAAAGGCGGACATTATCATGTTTGATAACAGGACACCAGAAGAAGTTAAAGCCTATGCAAGTCTTACACCGCCGTCAATTATTACAGAAGCTTCGGGAGGAATTACGCTTCAAAATCTGGCTGAATACGGTGACACCGGAGTGAATTTTATTTCACTTGGAATGCTTACTCATTCCGCCAAATCTCTTGATCTCAGCATGAATGCAGAATAA